The proteins below are encoded in one region of Pirellulales bacterium:
- a CDS encoding WD40 repeat domain-containing serine/threonine-protein kinase: protein MGENPTGDELSRAEQQLCDQLLRLDESLALDPTRADAEPPPDLSPELWERWRRSYAALQELNRAFNSGPRKTVEGQATALGRDLTSVVGRDPGPPQRIDRFQILRIIGRGSVGVVYEALDPKAGRIVALKVPRLGVLESPSIRRMFLREAETAVRLGHPGIVALLEVGEFDSSCFIVNEYCPGPTLSDWLEHRAKPVSPSEAAKLVEALAEAVQHAHSRGVLHRHIKPGNVLLEPREIAPHSQTDDTQAIQWHPKLTGFGLAGLIERSASETPSDAILGTPEYMSPEQVQGRLGDLDATTDVYGLGGLLYRILAMHAPFRGPTVAATLHQVVYEEPRPLRRIRPDVPRDLEAICMKCLAKLPEDRYATAHELAQDLRRFLRGQVTIARPLRPWEQLAKWGRRRPALAALIGSLAIFAIVFSTLMGLYHRQLSAAYEREAAANAALAQQVEINRRELWAADYAHAWEELQKNRGGALRNFFVNHSAAKDQASPPSFAATILRRYFDADQHVLYKHTGAVYAAEFSPDGSLVASTGTDGTIRLWDLKAGRPADVKPMTCGSETNTLAFSPEGNFLASGSDDGLVRIWNCATGATANEFATNGDRATSILDVCYSPDGRTLAVSTRDGFVHLYSTRDWQEATTSPLKHGNAVNDAAFSSDGALLATTSDDHRLRFWDVSSGVARHDWDVGGANCLALAFAHHSPLLALADLQPPVVRFWSVANNRPAQRFEFGNRWIHSLDFSRDDRRLSVSNKDGALAIYDIARSDLDGTLFVDAECIWSVRFSRTSDDLLLGVGDGTVRLVPWDALNSRQFTATFTTPVANVAFLPESNRIVIREQTGQLASWNLRMTEKLVELQTQPKLGPQDLLAVSSRSAAAFARDRARQLVLADLKSGRDLLRIDGFTGNLMSLAFDGMGSRLVSGHEGGEMQVWDAASGQRVASAATGQPSLYAVGYSADNRYIACAGSNRLSLWDAASLTRIAGPIVLVGEAYHLAFQPGGPYVASHDSDTLLMWNTATHELQRLPAHDGEITAIAFSPVGPDQVLVTGGADGVLWMWDVHTMRKLAMLVRGAKSISSIAFSDDGRFLAAAILSDSGTAEVKIWNGTDPRVNETPDTPGTLD from the coding sequence ATGGGTGAAAATCCCACGGGCGATGAGTTATCGCGTGCCGAGCAGCAACTCTGCGATCAGCTCTTACGGCTGGACGAATCGCTGGCGCTCGACCCGACGCGCGCCGACGCCGAACCTCCGCCCGATCTTTCGCCCGAACTGTGGGAGCGCTGGCGGCGAAGTTATGCGGCGCTACAAGAGTTGAACCGCGCCTTCAACTCAGGCCCACGCAAAACGGTTGAGGGTCAAGCTACCGCTCTAGGCCGTGATCTTACGTCGGTCGTCGGTCGCGATCCGGGCCCCCCGCAGCGTATTGATCGCTTCCAAATTCTGCGCATCATCGGCCGCGGCAGTGTCGGCGTGGTCTACGAAGCGCTTGACCCGAAGGCCGGCCGTATCGTTGCCCTCAAGGTTCCACGCTTGGGCGTATTGGAATCGCCCAGCATCCGGCGCATGTTCTTGCGCGAGGCGGAAACGGCGGTCCGGCTCGGCCACCCCGGCATCGTTGCCTTGCTCGAGGTGGGCGAATTCGACTCGTCTTGCTTCATCGTCAACGAGTACTGTCCCGGGCCAACGCTGTCCGATTGGCTGGAGCACCGCGCGAAACCTGTCTCACCGAGCGAAGCTGCAAAGCTGGTCGAGGCGCTGGCCGAAGCCGTGCAGCACGCTCACAGCCGCGGCGTGCTGCATCGCCATATCAAGCCCGGCAATGTGCTACTCGAGCCGCGCGAAATCGCGCCGCATTCGCAAACGGACGACACTCAGGCCATTCAGTGGCATCCGAAGCTGACCGGTTTTGGCCTGGCCGGATTGATCGAACGCTCCGCCAGCGAAACTCCCTCGGACGCCATTCTCGGGACGCCGGAATACATGTCGCCCGAACAGGTTCAAGGGCGTCTCGGCGATCTCGATGCGACGACCGACGTCTACGGTCTGGGCGGATTGCTGTATCGCATTCTCGCCATGCACGCTCCTTTCCGAGGTCCTACCGTGGCCGCTACTTTGCACCAGGTGGTGTACGAAGAACCACGCCCCTTAAGACGCATTCGCCCTGACGTTCCGCGCGACCTCGAGGCAATTTGCATGAAGTGCCTGGCGAAATTGCCTGAGGATCGCTACGCCACGGCGCACGAGTTGGCCCAGGACCTGCGCCGCTTCTTGCGCGGGCAAGTGACGATAGCCCGACCGTTGCGTCCCTGGGAGCAACTGGCTAAATGGGGACGGCGCAGACCGGCGCTCGCCGCGCTCATCGGCTCGCTGGCGATTTTCGCGATTGTGTTTTCGACCCTCATGGGGTTGTATCATCGACAGCTCAGCGCCGCCTACGAGCGCGAAGCCGCAGCCAACGCAGCCCTGGCACAGCAGGTCGAAATCAACCGTCGCGAACTGTGGGCGGCGGATTATGCCCACGCTTGGGAAGAACTACAAAAGAACCGCGGCGGTGCGCTGCGCAATTTCTTTGTCAATCATTCGGCCGCCAAAGATCAAGCATCGCCGCCCAGCTTTGCCGCAACGATCCTGCGCCGCTACTTCGACGCGGACCAACACGTGCTCTATAAGCACACGGGCGCCGTTTATGCTGCTGAGTTCTCACCCGATGGCTCGTTAGTCGCCAGCACCGGCACCGACGGCACGATCCGGCTTTGGGACCTGAAGGCTGGACGTCCGGCGGACGTAAAGCCAATGACCTGCGGCAGCGAAACCAATACGCTCGCATTTTCCCCGGAAGGCAATTTCCTCGCTTCGGGCAGTGACGATGGACTCGTGCGAATTTGGAACTGCGCAACCGGCGCTACGGCCAATGAATTTGCCACCAACGGCGACCGGGCGACAAGCATTTTGGACGTTTGCTACTCGCCCGACGGTCGAACGCTGGCTGTGTCCACGCGTGACGGCTTCGTGCATCTCTACTCGACACGCGATTGGCAAGAAGCGACAACCTCGCCCTTGAAGCACGGCAATGCCGTCAACGACGCGGCATTTTCCAGCGACGGCGCTTTGCTGGCGACGACGTCCGACGATCATCGCCTGCGGTTCTGGGACGTTTCCTCAGGCGTCGCGCGTCATGACTGGGATGTTGGTGGAGCGAATTGCCTGGCCCTGGCGTTCGCTCACCATTCGCCGCTGCTAGCGTTGGCCGATTTGCAACCGCCGGTGGTTCGCTTTTGGAGCGTGGCCAACAACCGCCCTGCCCAGCGATTCGAATTTGGCAACCGCTGGATTCACTCGCTCGATTTCTCGCGCGATGATCGACGGCTGTCCGTTTCGAATAAGGACGGCGCGCTCGCGATCTACGACATTGCTCGCAGCGACCTCGACGGCACGCTGTTCGTCGACGCCGAATGCATCTGGTCCGTGCGGTTCTCGCGCACCAGCGACGACTTGCTATTGGGGGTCGGAGACGGCACCGTACGGCTCGTGCCATGGGACGCGTTGAATTCCCGACAGTTCACCGCGACGTTCACGACGCCGGTCGCCAATGTCGCCTTCCTGCCGGAATCGAATCGAATCGTGATTCGCGAGCAAACGGGGCAACTCGCGTCGTGGAATCTGCGCATGACCGAAAAACTGGTCGAGCTGCAGACCCAGCCTAAGCTGGGCCCGCAAGACTTGCTCGCGGTTAGCTCTCGATCGGCCGCGGCCTTTGCGCGCGACCGAGCCCGACAACTCGTGCTCGCTGATTTGAAGAGTGGTCGCGACCTGCTACGAATCGATGGGTTTACCGGAAACCTGATGAGCCTCGCATTCGACGGAATGGGCAGTCGACTGGTTTCAGGGCATGAAGGGGGTGAAATGCAGGTCTGGGACGCCGCGTCCGGCCAGCGTGTTGCATCGGCGGCTACCGGCCAACCCTCGCTGTACGCGGTCGGCTATTCTGCGGACAACCGTTACATCGCGTGCGCCGGCAGTAATCGCCTGTCGCTTTGGGATGCTGCATCCTTGACGCGGATTGCCGGCCCCATCGTTCTCGTGGGCGAGGCGTATCATCTCGCCTTTCAGCCAGGCGGTCCTTATGTCGCGTCGCACGATAGCGATACACTATTGATGTGGAACACCGCCACGCACGAATTGCAACGCTTGCCGGCCCACGACGGCGAAATCACGGCGATTGCGTTCTCGCCCGTTGGCCCGGACCAGGTGCTCGTCACCGGGGGCGCCGACGGCGTTCTCTGGATGTGGGACGTACATACCATGCGCAAATTGGCAATGCTGGTCCGCGGGGCCAAAAGCATTTCGAGCATTGCCTTCTCAGACGATGGCCGGTTCCTGGCTGCGGCGATTCTCTCGGACTCGGGCACAGCCGAGGTCAAAATCTGGAACGGCACCGACCCACGCGTGAACGAAACCCCCGACACGCCAGGCACGCTCGATTGA
- a CDS encoding DinB family protein, translated as MASPSLGRPTTDEYSGPFAKYVSLVPEERIVEALAEQLREACSLLEPLSEDQANTVHAPYTWTIKEVIGHLTDGERVFAYRALRAARGDATPLPGFDENDYARHAHHATFPHAELMAELTHVRQASIDLFRHLDDEAWLRRVTASGIAMSVRAWVYVIVGHARHHLTIVRQRLGQK; from the coding sequence ATGGCTTCGCCCAGCCTGGGTCGTCCGACGACGGACGAGTATAGCGGACCGTTTGCCAAGTACGTGTCGCTGGTGCCGGAAGAACGGATCGTCGAGGCACTGGCTGAACAATTGCGGGAAGCGTGCTCGCTATTAGAACCGCTGTCGGAAGACCAAGCTAACACGGTGCATGCGCCCTATACCTGGACCATCAAGGAGGTCATCGGGCATTTGACCGACGGCGAGCGGGTTTTCGCCTATCGCGCACTGCGCGCTGCCCGCGGTGATGCGACTCCGCTACCCGGGTTTGACGAGAACGATTACGCGCGGCACGCTCATCATGCCACTTTTCCGCACGCGGAATTAATGGCCGAGCTGACCCATGTGCGGCAGGCCAGCATCGATCTGTTCCGCCATTTGGATGACGAGGCGTGGTTGCGGCGTGTCACGGCCAGCGGCATCGCGATGAGCGTGCGGGCCTGGGTCTACGTTATTGTCGGGCATGCCCGGCATCACTTGACGATCGTCCGGCAGCGCTTGGGACAGAAATAG
- a CDS encoding UbiD family decarboxylase encodes MGYRTLAECIADLKRGGHLVRIENEVDPYLEAAEIQRRVYAAGGPAIYYARVRGSTFPMVSNLFGTLDRLRFLFRDTLDAVARLVELKVDPDRALRRPWRYLPAARTALHTLPRHVRSGPILAHQTTIDRLPQVTSWPDDGGPFVTLPQVYTEDPANPGWRQSNLGMYRVQLAGNQYRKNEEVGLHYQIHRGIGVHHAAALRRGEPLKVNVVIGGPPALAVAAVMPLPEGMPELTFAGALGGRRVHLVQGTTGGLPIVAEADFCISGYIEPDHLLPEGPFGDHLGYYSLAHDFPVLRVEHVYHRPGAIWPFTTVGRPPQEDTSFGQFIHELTGPVVPTLIPGVRAVHAVDAAGVHPLLLAIGSERYVPYASQRRPQELLTQANAILGQGQMSLAKYLLIVAGEDQPSLEIHEIPAFLAHLLARVDWRRDLHFQTRTTIDTLDYSGTGLNEGSKVVIAAAGPILRELPTSVPNDLHLPPNFQQPRVALPGVLTISGPRHQGESDNAIEQFCEGQTADALLSRFPLVVIVDDSEFAARTLNNFLWVTFTRSNPAADIHGVGEFVEAKHWGCTGSLVIDARVKPHHAPPLVEDPQVTRRVDSLAAPGGPLHGII; translated from the coding sequence ATGGGCTATCGCACGCTTGCCGAATGTATTGCCGACCTGAAGCGCGGCGGGCATTTGGTGCGCATCGAAAACGAGGTCGATCCCTATCTCGAAGCTGCCGAGATCCAACGCCGCGTCTATGCCGCGGGCGGCCCGGCGATCTATTATGCCCGAGTCCGCGGCTCGACGTTTCCGATGGTCAGCAATCTGTTCGGCACGCTTGATCGATTGCGATTCTTGTTTCGCGATACGCTCGACGCAGTCGCTCGGCTGGTGGAGTTGAAGGTCGATCCGGATCGCGCGCTGCGACGTCCCTGGCGCTATCTGCCCGCCGCGCGCACGGCGCTGCATACGCTACCTCGTCACGTAAGAAGCGGGCCGATTCTGGCCCATCAGACCACGATCGATCGCCTGCCGCAGGTCACCAGTTGGCCTGATGACGGCGGACCGTTCGTCACGCTCCCTCAGGTCTATACCGAGGATCCCGCCAACCCTGGCTGGCGACAATCAAACCTGGGGATGTATCGCGTGCAACTGGCTGGCAACCAGTACCGGAAAAACGAAGAGGTCGGCCTGCACTATCAGATTCATCGTGGCATCGGCGTGCATCACGCAGCGGCACTGCGGCGTGGGGAACCACTGAAAGTGAATGTCGTGATCGGTGGGCCGCCGGCATTGGCTGTCGCGGCCGTGATGCCGCTGCCGGAAGGAATGCCCGAGCTGACCTTTGCTGGCGCACTGGGCGGCCGCCGCGTACATTTGGTGCAAGGCACGACGGGCGGATTGCCTATCGTGGCCGAGGCGGATTTCTGCATTTCCGGCTATATCGAACCCGACCACCTGTTGCCCGAAGGACCTTTCGGGGATCACCTGGGTTACTATTCGCTGGCCCACGACTTTCCGGTCTTGCGCGTCGAGCATGTTTATCATCGGCCCGGCGCGATCTGGCCCTTCACGACCGTTGGGCGTCCGCCGCAAGAGGATACTTCGTTCGGCCAGTTCATTCACGAGTTGACCGGACCGGTCGTGCCTACCTTGATACCCGGCGTCCGCGCGGTTCACGCCGTCGATGCGGCCGGAGTCCATCCGCTGCTGCTGGCGATCGGCAGCGAACGATACGTCCCTTATGCCTCGCAACGTCGGCCGCAAGAGTTGCTGACGCAAGCCAACGCGATCCTAGGGCAGGGGCAAATGTCGCTGGCCAAGTACCTGTTGATCGTGGCGGGCGAGGATCAGCCATCGCTCGAGATTCACGAGATCCCTGCGTTTCTGGCGCACTTGCTCGCGCGTGTCGATTGGCGGCGCGATTTGCACTTTCAAACCCGCACGACGATCGACACGCTCGACTATTCCGGCACCGGATTGAACGAAGGATCGAAGGTCGTAATCGCCGCCGCCGGCCCCATCCTGCGCGAACTGCCCACCAGCGTGCCGAACGATCTGCATTTGCCTCCGAACTTTCAGCAGCCCCGCGTGGCTTTGCCAGGCGTTCTAACGATCTCTGGACCGCGCCATCAGGGCGAATCTGACAACGCCATCGAACAGTTCTGCGAAGGTCAAACGGCCGACGCGCTGCTCAGCCGGTTTCCCCTAGTCGTGATTGTCGATGACAGTGAATTCGCGGCCCGGACGCTCAACAATTTCTTGTGGGTCACATTCACCCGGTCGAACCCCGCGGCAGACATCCACGGCGTCGGCGAGTTTGTCGAGGCGAAGCATTGGGGCTGCACAGGATCGTTGGTGATCGACGCCCGCGTGAAACCGCACCACGCTCCCCCGTTAGTCGAGGATCCGCAAGTTACGCGCCGGGTCGACAGTTTGGCTGCACCGGGCGGCCCGTTGCACGGTATTATTTAG
- a CDS encoding prepilin peptidase has translation MATAPFLILLWCFAVGACVGSFLNVVAWRMPLGISLLWPGSHCPRCKKPIALRDNVPVLGWLLLRGRCRACGVSISPRYPIVEFLTGAACATLAWVELVEAGINLPELPPETSTGLLGIWLFHSLLMALLIVLALFEIDAARVPTSFIVLGVMAGIILPLIRPELSPQSPEAIIGKSQVATLESSLVGTVAGLFFGGLISWASTGNLFDRQSLLGYTALALSLVGAFLGPEAVLTIAAVTAGLLVAARLAELAMGRLLVRATTVLAAVTLVFLLYWRQLTELRWPGHYDGNGEIGFTALGIAILSLIVFVLTSRGAHRKTHTSR, from the coding sequence ATGGCAACCGCACCCTTTTTGATCCTGCTCTGGTGCTTTGCCGTCGGGGCGTGCGTCGGCAGCTTTTTGAATGTCGTCGCCTGGCGCATGCCGCTGGGCATCAGTCTGCTCTGGCCCGGCTCGCACTGCCCACGTTGCAAAAAACCAATTGCATTGCGCGATAATGTCCCGGTGCTGGGTTGGTTGCTTTTGCGTGGCCGCTGCCGGGCTTGCGGCGTTAGCATTTCGCCCCGTTATCCGATCGTCGAGTTTTTGACAGGCGCTGCCTGCGCCACCTTGGCCTGGGTCGAGTTGGTCGAGGCCGGAATCAACCTGCCGGAACTGCCACCAGAGACCTCCACGGGGCTATTAGGCATTTGGCTATTTCACTCGCTGCTCATGGCGCTATTGATCGTGCTCGCGCTGTTCGAGATCGACGCCGCACGCGTGCCGACGAGCTTTATCGTCCTAGGAGTCATGGCCGGAATCATACTGCCCCTGATCCGCCCAGAGCTTTCTCCGCAATCGCCGGAGGCAATTATCGGTAAATCTCAAGTGGCCACACTGGAATCCAGTCTTGTCGGTACGGTCGCAGGCCTGTTCTTCGGCGGCTTGATTTCGTGGGCGTCGACGGGCAATCTATTCGACCGGCAGTCCCTGCTTGGATATACGGCGCTAGCCTTGTCGCTGGTCGGCGCATTCCTGGGTCCAGAGGCGGTGTTGACGATCGCGGCCGTGACCGCGGGCTTGCTCGTCGCCGCACGGCTCGCCGAATTGGCAATGGGCCGTTTGCTCGTCCGCGCGACAACCGTGCTGGCAGCCGTCACGTTGGTATTCCTGCTCTATTGGCGACAATTGACCGAGCTCCGCTGGCCCGGCCATTACGACGGAAATGGGGAGATCGGCTTTACCGCGCTCGGCATCGCGATATTGAGTTTAATCGTGTTCGTTCTGACGAGCCGAGGGGCGCACCGGAAGACGCACACGTCGCGCTAA
- a CDS encoding SDR family oxidoreductase, whose amino-acid sequence MNSSHNSPPAEQPVALVTGSGAPRIGNVVAQALAGRGYRLIIHANSSIADARKLADELTAAGSESIAVTADVRDEHAIERVVREAHSHFGRIDALVNCAAIWNAKRLEEVTAEDVRQNFEINTLGTFLFCQHVGRIMVSQPEGGAIVNFGDWAVVRPYLDYAAYFPSKGAIPTLTRTFAAELANRNPRVRVNAILPGPVMLPEHLSSDERAAAVAGTLLKREGSPQNVAQAVVFLLANDYITGVCLPVDGGRSIFGL is encoded by the coding sequence TTGAATAGCAGCCACAACTCCCCCCCCGCCGAGCAACCCGTGGCGTTGGTCACTGGCAGCGGCGCGCCGCGCATCGGCAACGTCGTAGCTCAGGCACTGGCCGGGCGTGGCTATCGGTTGATCATTCACGCGAATTCGTCGATCGCCGACGCGCGGAAGCTAGCCGACGAACTTACGGCCGCAGGGAGTGAGTCCATTGCCGTGACGGCCGACGTGCGCGACGAGCATGCGATCGAGCGCGTCGTTCGCGAGGCACACAGCCATTTTGGCCGGATCGACGCACTGGTGAACTGCGCCGCCATCTGGAATGCGAAGCGCCTGGAGGAAGTCACTGCCGAAGACGTGCGGCAGAATTTCGAGATCAATACGCTCGGCACATTTTTGTTCTGTCAGCACGTGGGGCGAATCATGGTCAGCCAGCCCGAGGGCGGGGCGATCGTCAACTTCGGAGATTGGGCCGTCGTCCGGCCGTACCTCGATTACGCGGCTTATTTTCCATCGAAAGGCGCGATCCCCACCCTGACGCGCACGTTCGCGGCCGAACTGGCAAACCGGAATCCGCGGGTTCGCGTGAATGCCATTCTGCCTGGCCCCGTTATGCTGCCCGAGCATCTTTCATCGGACGAGCGTGCCGCGGCCGTTGCCGGAACGCTTTTAAAGCGCGAAGGGAGCCCGCAAAACGTGGCCCAGGCGGTCGTATTCCTGCTCGCGAACGACTACATTACCGGTGTCTGCTTGCCCGTCGACGGGGGGCGCAGCATTTTCGGTCTGTAG
- a CDS encoding CHAD domain-containing protein, producing the protein MRKGKWFQATSPDEPVSTAAREVLRARLRTVAYYLPLASFKSDRDVEYVHQVRVSTRRAVALLRIFRSQLPKKRADWLDRQLKKIRRAAGEARDLDVLGRRIAEWAEAHPSTARTALLQRVERCRDRAQAPIGRVQKKMKRKRFDDRIEKIVRRVEWREEIAEPSFAAAAAGCLRTVAEPFFEAGAGDTADLAALHRFRITAKHLRYSMEVFAAAFGPEFRSDLYPCFEEVQTRLGEIHDHAAALERFNQWLIQWSDGPETTALRELADVERGNLARTRQNFIRWWTPERAADLRQQFDQALASQTAAPGEKSA; encoded by the coding sequence GTGCGCAAGGGAAAGTGGTTTCAAGCAACTTCGCCTGACGAGCCGGTTTCGACCGCCGCCCGCGAAGTCCTGCGCGCACGGCTGCGAACGGTCGCCTATTACCTGCCGCTGGCTTCGTTCAAGAGCGATCGAGACGTCGAGTACGTGCATCAGGTGCGCGTGTCGACGCGTCGTGCCGTGGCACTGTTGCGCATTTTTCGCTCGCAACTACCCAAAAAGCGCGCCGACTGGCTGGACCGACAGTTGAAGAAGATCCGCCGCGCGGCGGGCGAGGCCCGCGATCTGGACGTCCTCGGCCGGCGTATCGCCGAATGGGCCGAAGCACATCCATCCACAGCCCGCACGGCACTCTTGCAACGCGTCGAACGCTGCCGCGATCGCGCCCAGGCGCCGATTGGCCGTGTTCAGAAAAAGATGAAGCGGAAGCGTTTCGACGACCGAATCGAAAAGATCGTCCGTCGCGTCGAGTGGCGTGAGGAAATCGCAGAGCCGAGCTTCGCCGCAGCGGCCGCCGGCTGCCTGCGCACCGTGGCCGAACCGTTCTTCGAGGCGGGGGCCGGCGACACGGCCGATTTGGCCGCGCTCCATCGCTTTCGCATCACGGCCAAACATTTGCGCTATTCGATGGAAGTCTTCGCCGCGGCTTTCGGCCCTGAATTTCGCAGCGACCTTTATCCCTGCTTCGAAGAGGTGCAGACCCGGCTCGGCGAGATTCACGATCATGCCGCAGCGTTGGAACGCTTCAACCAATGGCTGATCCAGTGGAGCGACGGACCTGAAACCACGGCGCTGCGCGAGCTAGCCGACGTCGAGCGTGGCAATCTCGCCCGCACGCGCCAGAACTTCATCCGCTGGTGGACGCCCGAGCGGGCCGCCGATCTACGCCAGCAGTTCGACCAGGCGCTTGCCAGCCAAACGGCTGCGCCCGGCGAAAAGTCTGCCTAG